The Lycium barbarum isolate Lr01 chromosome 11, ASM1917538v2, whole genome shotgun sequence genome contains the following window.
cttcttccctaATCTCACTTATGACATAAATTATCGATGGTTTATTAAACTAAAAATTGAAGTAAAAGCATAAGCAATTTAAAGCATTCATAAAGAACAACTAAAAAGATTTAGTATGACAAAAGTATGTTTGTACTGTATTGTTAGATAAGGCAATTGTTCAAACATGTGAAATATACCAAACATACCCATCAAATATAATTCCAGCATATTGAATACATAGATGAAATATACCAAACAAAAAACATTTAAGGAGATTTACCTTGGGAGAGAAAACTAAAAAATAAGGACACGGAGAGATGGACAGGCAAAataagaggaagaagaggaaaagatgaAGGTTCTATAAATTGAAGAGATTATACTGCAAGAAAGAAAAGGAAGACAATTAGCCGTAGTTAAGAGGACTAAAAACGTTGGCCGTAATTAAGGGGTTTACTACGTGGGCTGATAAGGGAAAGAGGTTACTTGGGCTTTTATTGGTTTTGTCTTAAAGATCTGAATTGATTACTCATAAGTGGCTGTAGAATTACATTTAATTTGTGAGGTCTTTTTTAAGTCATTTAGTTAATTTATTATGTATTAGAAGTacgaaattttttttttaaaaaagagaaaaaagataaataccaatggaggccatagacaggtatcacatcaccttgtctatgcctagctttatattatatatagatatagatttttTTGGTACATTCTGAATGTTTAACAAGTgtataatcaaaatatacatcAATTCTACTCATATTATGCATAATTATACAATGTACAATGTGTATAACAAGTGAATAATCAGAATATACAATGTACAataattatacataaattatataaTTTGTATAACAAGTGTATAATCAgaatatacataaattatacccATATTATGCAATAGTTATACATAGATTATAATGTATATACGCAGTCTATAATGAATTTAGGTTCAAGTAGATGTTGAAGTTTGACAGATTCTCTTAATTCAGTTttcttgattatttttttaatttttttgtggaACTTTTGTATATTTAACTACACACTTCATCAATAAGTTATTTTCAAAGAGTTTCAATTTTGGCACAAATGACAAAGTGATTTTCGCAGAATACAAAAATTGAAATTCCTGGTTTTAATGGGAAGGTGATTAAAAATACTAGAAATACTCTATTTTGAACAAAAGGTGGAAACTTGAGTAAATAGAAAAACACAATTAAATTTTATAGACATCAACAGCCTTAAAAAAAGCATCACTCTAAAGAGATTGGGGTAAAGTGTATTTCGATAATCAAGGTTAAATCAACAATGATGGAAAGCTAATAGCTTTggtcaaagtttttttttttttcataactaAGTTTACTAAAGTAGCTAAAATTTCTAAGGCTATATcattaaaaaaagttttaaagtTTGACGGGGTTATCAAAAGTAGCGAGCAGCTATCTTTGTTCTTTTTAGAACAAATAACTTAATCAGCATCCCATATTAAAGACTTTTCTTGTACCTTTCTCTATACTAGCTATTAATCCATGGGCCCACTTCCAATAAAAAAGGAAAACGAAAAGAAAACCTTAAAAAAATAGTTCCCTACTCCTAGAGTCCTAGTACTACTTCGAAGTTTACCGTACTGATACAGAATCCTAAAACAACGCATGGTCTTATTCATCACGTAATTCACAAACACAACTTCCCATTTTCCTCTAAACCGTAAAAAGGCTCATCACTGTAGTAAACCATAtcccaaaaacaaaaaaacaaaaaacttaaCAATGGACGTAACAACTTCCATTAATCCTGTGAAGATAATCGAAATTGCTGACGAAGACAACAACAATGACGATGTTTCAGTAATATATTCAACCCCAAGAACCTCAAAGCGTAAACGAACCAAAATTACTGATCCTATTTCAGTAGAAGATTACTTCGAGAAAAAAAACCTCGAAATTTTTCGTTCAAAAGCCAGCAGCAATGGAACAGGCAAAGTCATAATTGACCTATCGAAAGAATATCCAGATGATGAAATACAAATTTTTGGCTCAAGATTTTCACTACCTAGTTCTAAAGATCCAAAAGGGTGTTCGAATTCATCGAACACgaattcaatcaacaacaacatatctagtgtgatcccacaagtaaTTCAAATATTTGGCTCAAAATATTCACTACCTAGTTCTAAAGATCCAAAAGGGTGTTCGAATTCATCAAATAAGAAtttaaaaaacaataacaacatacccagtgtgattTCACAAGTGGTGTCTGAGGAGTATAGGACGTACACAGATCTTAAACCTACCTTTGATGATAATTTCATCTGTGAAATTTGCGTTGACGAAAAGTCAATGACTGAAAATTTCAAAATTATGGGATGCAATCATTCTTATTGCAATCAGTGTACGGCTAATTATATAGCCTCAAAGCTCCAACAAAACATAACAAGAATTTCATGTCCAGTTTTGGGTTGCAATGGACAATTGGACCCCTATTATTGCATATCAATTTTACCTAAACAAGTGTACGATAGATGGGGAGACGCGTTACGCGAGACGATGATTTTGGATTCTGATAAATTTTACTGTCCTTACAAAAATTGTTCTGCACTTATGAATCGCAAAAAATTGGCGATTAATCAATCAAAATGTCCAGAATGTAAGAGGTTATTTTGCACTACTTGTAAAGTTCCATGGCATAAAGGAATAGTGTGTGAAGATTTTCAGAAATTGCATCAAGACGAAAGGGAAATAGAAGATCAATTGCTAATGAAACTTGCAAAGCGTCGACGATGGCAAAGATGTCCAAAATGTAGAATTTATGTTGCACGAAATAAAGGTTGCCCGCATATGCAATGCAGGTTAGTAACACTCGTTAaatattgtttcataatgtatcatATTGATTTTTATTGTGATGTATTATATTGTACTGTACTGTTTTGATGGATACAACGTTTAGATAGATTGTATTGTTTCTTGTCGTTACATAATGCCATACATGTTCAATTTGAAGAATAAACTTATGAAAGTTACGGTAAACAATAAAATAGGATTATTAGATAATAAGTAAAgacaaaatgagaaaaaaatagtACTGAATATATAGGGTGTATTAGTAATGCTTGAATTAGTTATGTTGGCATTATTTTTTAGGCTTAAGTTATCGACAGcaccctgaacttgtcctgatttttcataTGGACCCTCTAACTGAGACGTTGaccatctggaccctcgaacACAAGCTAAACTATGCCATTTGAACACATCGTGCCAGCTTGGTACATGCGTGCAATACACTGCTTTAAAAAGAGCGTGCGAGACCaaatttttccttttaatttttttttaatcattaaaaattaattaaaaaaaatctatttaaataattaaaaaaaactgaaaaacccaacccatcctctccaaTTTGAAAACCTAGCCCACTTCGCCTCCATCGCCGCCACCGCTACCACTCCatttcaaaatctatttaaacaaaTCTCCGACGAAAAACGAcactctttttatttatttattattatttaattagatTTTGAAGTGCAGTGGTGGTGGCGGCGGTGGCGACACCGCTGACGTGGGTTAGTTTTTCagatcggagaggatgggttgggttttccagatttttaaaaaaatatttaaatagattttaaaatagatttttcttaaaattaattttttttgttgacatggaTTATTTTAATTGGTCTATATTTCCATGTCACAGCAAGTGAAGCTCACACACCACCCTTGATATGGACTGTGTTCAAATGGCACAGTTTAGCTTGTGTTCGAGAGTCGAGATGGTCAACGCCTCAGCTGGGGGGTCTAAATAAAatatcaggacaagttcaggggtctgTCGATGACTTAAGCCTATTTTTTATTGACGGTTTGATTTTTTGTATTAAATTATAGGGTATATTAGAATAACAATAGTACCGAATAAGATGTATTAGACTATGAATAGTATTTATTTGTCTGATTTTGACttgacacagagtttaagaaaataaagaaaacatttgaattttgtggtgttaaattaaaaatatgatgAATGTACCAAAATGTCTTTTAATCACTTGGTCTTAAATATATCATGTataaagttgaaattaaagaatTGCCAGAAAAAGAAAGAGACATTCCTTTTTAAACGgattaaaaaggaaaataagacaaacaaattgaagtAGAGAGTATTTGTTATACATAGATTAAAAAACATTACCAAACAAGGAATAAATAATACCAAAGCTAatacatattttttttcctttctaatacaTCCTACCTAACGACCCCTCAAAGTGAAACGAAGTGTGTATGATCCAACTTCCAAGAATGACTTATTTGGTTGATAAATAAGTACTACTACAACTTTATAAGAATCTGATTGCTCTGTCTTTAAGTGGCTAATAAATATACTTGGTAAATTAATTAGCATTATCAATTGTTAACAAGTTGTGAACAATCTTTTAACTGATGCATTATTTTTGTCTTTACAATTACAGGTGTGGATGTTCATTTTGTTACAAATGTGGAGCTGACCGTGGAGCTGACCATTGCAAGTGTGGTTAAAGACATAAGTATAGTACTACCTTTACTTAAATTTATTgatcttcctttttctttttcttttctgttcTAACAAAATCTTGATTCTTTGAGCGGCTTGCATATCTCTAGTTCATGATATGCCTTTTTAATATATAGATAATATAACATAATGGCGGTGTCGGATAATTTGCTTGTGTCTATATAATTTAATTTACTTAGAAGCTGTTACCTATAATTGACATGTACCTAAACTAGTTCACTTGGTATATAGAGGTCGGCTATAGCAggagttaggagaggtagaggtaagcCGAAAAAgaattggggagaggtgattagacaggacatgacagaACTGTAATTGACTCAGGACATGACCTTggataggagggtgtggaggtTGAGGATTAGGGTAGATGATTAGTAGGTAATAAAGTCATTTTCGTATGATTTAGGGTGGTcgcgtatttttttttttccgtatatgtgtattgatatatgttactgcatttattttgttcattttgcTATGTTGttgtcctttttttcttttctacgtTTCTGCATCGATTACATTTcttttgagctgagggtctatcggaaacagtttATCTATCCCACAAAGTTAGAAGTATATATGGTCTGCATACATCTTACCCTctctagaccccacttgtgggattacattgagtatgttgttgttatttgtTGTATGTCATTGAGTCTTTGTGCCCTTATAtaatttgaatatatatatatatatatatatatacacgggaATTAACAAAACTAATTTTTTGAGATGTTCTTCGGAATTTTCAGGTGAACTGGATCGACAATAGATGATGCCCACGCCAAACAGCAAACATCTGCTTTTCTTTTTCTGATTCTAAGTTCTGCAGAATATCGTATAACTCTTGTCTGCATGGAgagttttaaatatatatatagcagATTTATTACAAAATTAGATTGGACTAAGTTTGAAGTTTGCTTTTTGTTTCTTCTGTTTCCAACTTGATTGTGTTAGACATAAATTTGTTTAGAGGAAGCATGATAATTCCATGTGTGTGTTTTTTTCTTtgctttttcttgttcttgggtGGGGAAGGTGCACAAAGTATCATTGTGATCATTGATTCTGAGGACCAGGATGGCCGAAGATCAAAACCTAAATGTGCCGGGGGTTGAACATCAAAGCTTGAGCAACAATGATTAAGGAATTTGGGTGCTGATGTAGCTAAGAGCCTCCTTCATAGTCAGTTCATTAGGATTGTCACCTTCTACCTAGAAAAGTATCCAGCCTTTTCTTTTTATGTTAAGCGTCACTGCTACGGGACTTCCTAAAGATGCAACTGCAGTTTATCAACCACTCACAAAACCACTTTCCCTTCATTCATTACTAAGCCAAGGTTCTAGGTCTTCGAGTCAGCTCGCGCTTTTTCGAAGAATACAGTACCTATGGGCATACGGCCTGACAGACCTTCCCTTTCCACCAGAGCTTCATGGACGTCGCCCTTCCCTAATTAGATGTTTGGATATAATCAATATTTCAATTATCACCACAAGAAAGTCGCTTCCTATCTTTTAAAAGGACCTGTCACTTCGTTCGTACCTTCTTGActtaagggtgtcaagtgggtcgGGCCAGCCCGAACTCGGCCCACCACCGGCCCCGCCCAAGCCCACTAAtaggtgtaaggggctgggctaggtgggttttattagggggctgggccggacaaggtggacagcccaccagcccggcccaccatcagcccgggtgatggcccaccggggcaccggcccggcccagcccggcccacttcaaattaaaaaaaaaaaagtattacatttattactaataataagtattttaaaaacattgtatcccaataaaatagttgtagctataattgtgggattcttaaaattttggaagcaaatatatgaaatatttattaattattcaaaccatagttagaatcttactttagttaattaaaacttaaccattaattttaactcatgtaatgtgtctcttattcaagtaagaacttgagAAAAATGGAGACAATAAAAATGAAGAGGAATCAGATTcgttaatatttaattgctactaaatgaaaACTAATTAGCTCTCTTCAAAATTGCAATTATCGATTAATAAAACTAAAGGCTCACTGAgcctttgaatttcttttcaaatttgtgttataattttatttataattttatttacaagaataataatctgtacgcagtcaaaatagaactataaatgtaattgtgtaaaactaatcctacacaagtagcaactccaagataaatttctgcaaggaggtacaaacattgatcagtgcccaaaagcaacaagacattataataggctgacaaaatcagtgaaatgacaagcctctgaaattgctgatgcgtgaaataaatcaaataccccttttaagttactatcttgctgttggcttacacaagttcaaaaatatttcaataggttatacagtatactatataataatataaactattagttatatatataataatatattaatataatcttattagtttcaaatattttatatataataataatttaatattttttagCATATTGAAATGTCTCCACCGATGATGGAGAcgtgacaatctgcacatgacattaggacttaggatcagatgagataattaaattaagaactttggtttagtatcaaaactcatgtgcattgttcccatttagttcccatttagatgagtaggaaatttagagaaagaggagagtaggtaattgtgagataatatggagaagaatgaatggtatttatagtttgaaaatagggccaaagtataatttaaggaacttgaaggttaaaataaagttgacaacaactagattttaaagtattaaacttaataaattttagcattagaatttttttttaaaataattaaaatccggctcggcccactaactaaaacttggcccggcccactaactaaaacagcccggcccactaacgggcccggttagctcgacgtgtagcccctatccgaggtgggttgggccggacaccctttccctctccaagcccggccccCAGCCCGACCCACTTAACTTACGGCCCGGCCCGGCCCCGACCCAGCCCCTTGTGGCCCACATTTaaatggcccggcccggcccacttgacacccttatcTTGACTTAAGCTTTTGAGAATATTTGCATAGAAGGGAAAATTTATCAAATAGTATAATGTGAAAATTATTGGTCCATAACTGAATCTTGAATAGGAGCAGAAGGAGACGACCAATAGTTTAAGGGGTAGTTTGGTTAGCATAATAAGAGTTATAATCTAGGAATA
Protein-coding sequences here:
- the LOC132620254 gene encoding uncharacterized protein LOC132620254, whose protein sequence is MDVTTSINPVKIIEIADEDNNNDDVSVIYSTPRTSKRKRTKITDPISVEDYFEKKNLEIFRSKASSNGTGKVIIDLSKEYPDDEIQIFGSRFSLPSSKDPKGCSNSSNTNSINNNISSVIPQVIQIFGSKYSLPSSKDPKGCSNSSNKNLKNNNNIPSVISQVVSEEYRTYTDLKPTFDDNFICEICVDEKSMTENFKIMGCNHSYCNQCTANYIASKLQQNITRISCPVLGCNGQLEPYNCRSILPKQVFDRWGDVLCEAMILGCEKFDCPLKDCSALLIDDSSCDGGDFVVTQSECPECRRLFCAKCKVAWHSGILCEEFQKLNKDEREKEDLQLMQLAKGQEWQRCPRCQIYIVRSSGCAQMRCRCGCYFCYKCGAESTNHHCKRCGT